The segment AATTCGGTAGTTTCTTTATTTATTGCTGCACCATCTATAATTTCGTACACATAATCTGTGTCTCTATACGTTATACGCATTTTCAATCCCATATTCTTCTCCTCGACCCCAAAGATAAATTAAAACTCCTATAACGACGTGTTTTTGTTGCTATTGCTAAAGAATAATTGAAAATTCAGCTTATAATCTGTTCAGGCCACTTTTTCAGCAACTATTTTTTTCTGCCCGCTGTTCAAAAGACCCATTGTCTCAAGCGTGTAAATAAATTCGTTAAATTTGGACATCAAATTCTATACAACAACATTTGCAATATGACATATCAGGATAAACTACGCGAAATACGTAAACAAATGAAGGCCGATAATGTACAGGCCTATATCATCCCATCTGCTGATCCTCATATCAGTGAATACCTGCCAAAACATTATAAGTGTATTCCATTTACTTCAGGATTTACAGGTTCAGCGGGCACATTAGTGATTACACACGATTTTGCTGGTCTGTGGACTGATTTCAGATATTTCGAACAAGGTGCAGAACAATTAGCTGGCAGCGGTTTTGAACTGGTTAAACAAAAAGTTCAGCATGCTCCGGAATACATACAATGGTTAAATGAAAAATTGGATAAAGGTGCTATCGTAGCAACCAATGAGAAATTACTCTCTGTCTTATTAGGTGATCTGCTTACCCAGCAATTATCTACCAGGGATATTCAATTAGTCAGCAAAGATTATTTAAGCCCGATCTGGGAAAACCGCCCAATGTTACCTATTGATCCGGCATTTTTAATTGCGGATGAACATATCGGACAATCGGTAAGCAGCAAGCTGAATGAAGTAAGAGCCACATTGCTTAAGCATCAGGCAGATCATCACCTGGTTTCCTCACTGGATGACATTGCCTGGTTATTCAATATCAGAGGTAAGGATGTAAACTTTAATCCTGTGGTTTTAGCCTTCGCATTAATTAATCAGGATCATGCTACTTTATTCATTAATCCTGATAAATTAACAGAAGCTGAAAAGGTTATTTTACTGAAAAGCGGAGTTGAAGTTCTTCCTTATGAAGAAATTGAACGTGCGCTGACTCAGCTTCCTGCAAGCACCTCGATATTTATAGATCCTAAACGTAACTGCTATGCTTATGCAAAGCTGGTTCCTTCTTCAGTAAAAATTATTAAGGAAACGAATCCTTCTACCAGCCTGAAAGCAGTTAAGAACGAAACAGAAATTGCAAATACCCGCGAAGCAATGCTTAAAGATGGTGTTGCGCTTACCAGGTTTTTAAAATGGGTAGAAGAAACTATTGGAAAAACCAGGATTACAGAACTTTCTGCGGCTGCACAATTACGTGAATACAGAGCGGCGCAAGATGGATTTATTGGAGATAGCTTTACCACTATAAGTGCCTTCAGGGCACATGGTGCATTACCGCATTATTCACCTTCGGCAGAAAGCGATGCAGAGGTAATTCCTGAAAGCCTGTTCCTGGTCGATTCAGGAGGCCAGTATTTTTACGGTACAACGGATATTACCCGTACCATCCCAATGGGCATTACCACTGAGCAGGAAGAAACAGATTACACGCTTGTGCTTAAGGGTATGATTGATGGTTGTAAAGCAAAATTCCCTAAAGGAACGTGCGGTTATCAGATTGATGCCATCACCAGAAAACCATTATGGGATCATGCGATTAATTATGGTCATGGAACAGGTCATGGTGTAGGTTATTTCCTGAATGTGCATGAAGGCCCGCAAGTATTCAACCCAACCAATACTCCGGTAGCGATAGAACTGGGTATGATCACGTCTATCGAACCTGGGGTATATCGTCCGGGAAGACACGGTATCCGCATTGAAAACCTGGTACAGACCATTGCGGTTGAAGTGAATGAGTTTAATGAATTCTATGGTTTTGAAACCCTGACTATTGCTCCGATCAATACTACGATTGTGAAAAAGGAATTACTGGAACAATCACAGATCGACTGGTTAAACAGTTACCATGCAGAAGTTTTTGAAAAGCTGAGCCCGAGATTAACTCCCGAAGAAAGCAACTGGCTGAAAGAAGCCACGAAAGCTATATAAATAAAAAGCGCCGTTCCTGTTAAACAGAGAACGGCGCTTTCCTTTTTAAGGTGTTTTATCTTAAGCGAGCTGCCAGCTATAAGCTGCGCCAACTAAAGCCGCGTCTTCCCACATGATGCTCTGTTTTAAAGCTACATGCTGATCTTGAAGATGCTTTTTCACTTCCGGAATAAAATAATCCCATGTCTTCGCTATATTCCCGCCGATGACAATAACATCAGGCTTTTCTTCTGCAATGAAATCATTCAGGAAGCTGGCCAGGTTCTGACCGAATTCTTCAAATATCTGATCCTTGATTTGCTGTTCATCAGATTCAAGCAGAGATTCTACGTTTTTAATATCTTTTCCTGTTAACTCTTTATAACGTTTTGAAAACCATCTGGTAGAGATATACTCTTCCGCAATGCTATCCTTAAATGGAATAAATGCACGGTCTGAGTCTACAGTTTTACCCTGGCAATTACTTGCAGAACCTAATCCGGTTCCCAGTGTAATTCCCAATGCACGTTTCTCGCCTGCTATTGCTCCAGAGGCCAGTTCACCATGCAAAAACGATTCAGCATCATTTCTGAAAAGAATGTGACTGGTAGGGATATTTAATTTTTCAGCTAGTATTTCTAAAACATTTAACCCGTATAAAGAGTCATATTTTTTAGTTCCTTTCATCAGGGAGATACCTTTTTCGTAATCGAAAGGTCCGGGCATTGCAATACCAACATAGGTAGTTTCTTCCCCTCTTTTTTCAATCAGCGGCAATAAAGCATCAACCCATGATTTAATGATTACCTCAGCACCTTCCATAGAAGCTACACGTTCTCTGATCAGGGAACTCTTTATTACTTTCAAATCAGCAGCACCTACGTGTGCTGCTGTAATATGAGAGCCTCCAATATCTACCCCTATATAAGGCAGTTCAGGCAAAT is part of the Pedobacter cryoconitis genome and harbors:
- a CDS encoding ROK family protein, translating into MNYNLPELPYIGVDIGGSHITAAHVGAADLKVIKSSLIRERVASMEGAEVIIKSWVDALLPLIEKRGEETTYVGIAMPGPFDYEKGISLMKGTKKYDSLYGLNVLEILAEKLNIPTSHILFRNDAESFLHGELASGAIAGEKRALGITLGTGLGSASNCQGKTVDSDRAFIPFKDSIAEEYISTRWFSKRYKELTGKDIKNVESLLESDEQQIKDQIFEEFGQNLASFLNDFIAEEKPDVIVIGGNIAKTWDYFIPEVKKHLQDQHVALKQSIMWEDAALVGAAYSWQLA
- a CDS encoding aminopeptidase P family protein — encoded protein: MTYQDKLREIRKQMKADNVQAYIIPSADPHISEYLPKHYKCIPFTSGFTGSAGTLVITHDFAGLWTDFRYFEQGAEQLAGSGFELVKQKVQHAPEYIQWLNEKLDKGAIVATNEKLLSVLLGDLLTQQLSTRDIQLVSKDYLSPIWENRPMLPIDPAFLIADEHIGQSVSSKLNEVRATLLKHQADHHLVSSLDDIAWLFNIRGKDVNFNPVVLAFALINQDHATLFINPDKLTEAEKVILLKSGVEVLPYEEIERALTQLPASTSIFIDPKRNCYAYAKLVPSSVKIIKETNPSTSLKAVKNETEIANTREAMLKDGVALTRFLKWVEETIGKTRITELSAAAQLREYRAAQDGFIGDSFTTISAFRAHGALPHYSPSAESDAEVIPESLFLVDSGGQYFYGTTDITRTIPMGITTEQEETDYTLVLKGMIDGCKAKFPKGTCGYQIDAITRKPLWDHAINYGHGTGHGVGYFLNVHEGPQVFNPTNTPVAIELGMITSIEPGVYRPGRHGIRIENLVQTIAVEVNEFNEFYGFETLTIAPINTTIVKKELLEQSQIDWLNSYHAEVFEKLSPRLTPEESNWLKEATKAI